One Mycobacterium sp. SMC-4 DNA window includes the following coding sequences:
- a CDS encoding CaiB/BaiF CoA-transferase family protein produces the protein MNPPTGPLDGIRVIEVGTLISGPFAGRLLGDMGADVVKIEPPGAPDPLRTWGQAELDGHHFFWTVHARNKKAVTLNLRVPEGRELFLDLVEHSDIIVENFRPGTMEKWGLGYDALRARNRGIILVRVSGYGQTGPDAHKAGYASVAEAASGLRHMNGFPGGPPPRLALSLGDSLAGMFAAQGALAALYRRSVTGDGQVVDAALTESCLAVQESTIPDYDVGGVVRGPSGTRLEGIAPSNIYRSADGSWVVIAANQDTVFRRLCGAMNQPELATDERFANHVARGRNQDEIDKIIGDWAAERQPADIIATLSEAGVISGPINTVAEVVADPQLQARGMIADHWDERIGRNVKGPGVVPVLSETPGTIRNAGPARPGRHNDEIYRGLLGRTADELARLVSEGVI, from the coding sequence ATGAACCCGCCGACAGGACCGCTCGACGGTATCCGGGTCATCGAGGTCGGCACCCTGATCTCCGGTCCGTTCGCCGGGCGGCTGCTCGGCGACATGGGAGCCGACGTCGTCAAGATCGAGCCGCCCGGCGCGCCGGATCCGCTGCGCACCTGGGGCCAGGCCGAGCTCGACGGGCACCACTTCTTCTGGACCGTGCACGCCCGCAACAAGAAAGCGGTCACCCTCAATCTGCGGGTGCCCGAGGGGCGGGAGTTGTTTCTCGACCTCGTCGAGCACAGCGACATCATCGTGGAGAATTTCCGGCCCGGAACCATGGAGAAATGGGGATTGGGCTACGACGCGCTGCGTGCCCGCAATCGCGGCATCATCCTGGTGCGGGTCTCCGGGTACGGACAGACCGGACCCGATGCACACAAGGCCGGTTACGCTTCGGTCGCCGAGGCCGCCAGCGGGCTGCGCCACATGAACGGCTTTCCCGGCGGTCCCCCGCCCCGGCTGGCGTTGTCGTTGGGTGACAGCCTGGCCGGAATGTTCGCCGCCCAGGGCGCGCTGGCTGCGCTCTACCGACGCTCGGTGACCGGGGACGGGCAGGTCGTCGACGCGGCACTGACCGAATCCTGCTTGGCAGTCCAGGAATCCACCATCCCCGACTACGACGTCGGCGGTGTGGTGCGCGGGCCCTCGGGCACCCGATTGGAGGGCATCGCACCCTCGAACATCTACCGCAGCGCCGACGGCAGCTGGGTGGTGATCGCAGCCAACCAGGACACCGTGTTCCGCCGGCTCTGCGGCGCGATGAATCAACCGGAACTGGCCACCGACGAGCGGTTCGCCAATCACGTTGCGCGCGGCCGGAATCAGGACGAGATCGACAAGATCATCGGCGATTGGGCCGCTGAGCGCCAACCGGCCGACATCATCGCCACACTGTCGGAAGCCGGGGTGATCAGCGGTCCGATCAATACGGTGGCCGAGGTGGTCGCCGACCCGCAACTGCAGGCCCGCGGCATGATCGCCGATCACTGGGACGAGCGCATCGGGCGCAACGTCAAGGGTCCCGGAGTGGTGCCGGTGCTCTCGGAAACCCCGGGCACCATCCGTAACGCCGGTCCCGCCCGGCCAGGCCGGCACAACGACGAGATCTACCGCGGACTTCTCGGGCGGACCGCCGACGAGTTGGCGCGGTTGGTCAGCGAGGGCGTGATATGA
- a CDS encoding phosphotransferase family protein yields MSEELAGALEDVLRPVLGDVTVANLARLTGGASRTTWAFDANGRALILRTGARDELHASMELEARVQQRAAAAGAPVPNILAADDSPAAVGDPYLICDAVPGETIVRRIFRNLDAPGRDRLLVQCAQALAAIHRADPDDIGLTAPDELAGWRVRLDEMGDTTATFEWTFRRLAQQRPDPSPMRLVHGDFRMGNLIIDSSGLTAVLDWELTHRGEIYEDLAWFCIRAWRFGAPESMGAGGLGSVESFLLAYEQAAGAPVDRAVFRWWLTVATLRWGVICRHQAERHLSGETPSVELAAIGRRISETEWDLLDLLEGAGPR; encoded by the coding sequence ATGAGCGAGGAACTTGCGGGCGCGCTCGAAGACGTCCTGCGTCCGGTGCTCGGGGACGTCACCGTCGCAAACCTGGCGCGCCTCACCGGCGGGGCGAGCCGCACGACGTGGGCGTTCGACGCCAACGGACGAGCGCTGATCCTGCGTACCGGCGCGCGCGACGAACTGCACGCCAGCATGGAGCTCGAAGCCCGGGTGCAGCAGCGTGCCGCGGCGGCGGGCGCACCGGTGCCGAACATCCTTGCCGCCGACGATTCCCCGGCGGCTGTGGGCGATCCGTATCTGATCTGTGACGCGGTACCCGGTGAGACGATCGTGCGACGGATCTTTCGCAACCTCGACGCTCCCGGACGGGACCGGCTGTTGGTGCAGTGCGCGCAGGCGCTGGCCGCGATCCATCGCGCAGACCCCGACGACATCGGGTTGACGGCCCCCGATGAGCTGGCCGGTTGGCGTGTCCGCCTGGACGAGATGGGTGACACGACAGCCACATTCGAGTGGACATTCCGCCGCCTGGCCCAGCAGCGGCCCGACCCATCCCCGATGCGCCTGGTGCACGGCGACTTTCGGATGGGCAATCTGATCATCGACAGCTCCGGCCTGACGGCGGTGCTGGACTGGGAGCTGACGCATCGTGGTGAGATCTACGAGGATCTCGCGTGGTTCTGCATCCGGGCGTGGCGTTTCGGGGCCCCCGAGTCGATGGGCGCCGGAGGGCTGGGCAGTGTCGAGTCGTTTCTGCTCGCCTACGAGCAGGCCGCAGGCGCACCCGTCGACCGCGCGGTCTTCCGGTGGTGGCTCACCGTGGCGACTCTGCGGTGGGGGGTGATCTGCCGGCACCAGGCCGAGCGACACCTTTCCGGTGAGACGCCCTCGGTCGAGCTGGCCGCGATCGGTCGCCGGATCAGCGAAACCGAATGGGATCTGCTGGATTTGCTCGAAGGAGCCGGACCGCGATGA
- a CDS encoding alpha/beta fold hydrolase, with translation MTAAAPVKYEYDRIPYLVAYQNKSAVRDVYGGVAELVVLESYLLKPKAVTSDTVLVFMHPIGGGAYLPMINALARAGHHVIYCNSRFRGTDSALLMEKVVEDLGECIKDAKNRLGYTKVVLAGWSGGGSLSAFYQQQAQHPTVTASPSGDGPDLTELDLVPADAIMLLAAHISRHGTMTEWLDASILDEADPTRRDPELDLYNPDNPNQPPYTPEFLERYRAAQIARNRRITAWVKDKLAQLKAAGRPQDEFAFVVHGTMADPRWLDPAVDPNERTPGTCYLGDPQVVNMSPVGLARFCTLRSWLSQWSYDDAHGDAVKCGPDIAVPALVIGNLADDACTPSHTRRIFEAIGHPDKEMYEITGANHYYAGPDQRDTLREAVGIVTDWLTRHDLAGRP, from the coding sequence ATGACCGCCGCCGCACCGGTCAAGTACGAGTACGACCGCATCCCCTATCTGGTCGCTTACCAGAACAAGTCGGCTGTACGCGACGTGTACGGCGGAGTGGCCGAGCTGGTGGTGCTGGAGAGCTACCTGCTCAAACCCAAGGCGGTGACATCTGACACCGTGCTGGTGTTCATGCACCCGATCGGTGGGGGCGCCTACCTGCCCATGATCAACGCACTCGCCCGCGCCGGGCATCATGTCATCTACTGCAACAGCCGGTTCCGCGGCACCGACTCGGCGCTGCTGATGGAAAAGGTCGTCGAGGACCTCGGCGAGTGCATCAAAGACGCCAAGAACCGGCTCGGGTACACCAAGGTGGTGCTGGCCGGGTGGAGCGGCGGAGGGTCGCTCTCGGCGTTCTACCAACAGCAGGCCCAACATCCCACCGTCACCGCCAGCCCGTCGGGCGACGGACCTGATCTGACCGAGCTCGATCTCGTCCCGGCCGACGCAATCATGTTGCTGGCGGCCCACATCAGTCGGCACGGCACCATGACCGAGTGGCTGGACGCATCGATCCTTGACGAAGCGGACCCGACCCGGCGTGACCCGGAGCTGGACCTGTACAACCCGGACAACCCCAACCAACCGCCGTACACGCCAGAGTTCCTCGAGCGCTATCGCGCGGCGCAGATCGCCCGCAACCGGCGCATCACAGCATGGGTCAAGGACAAGCTTGCTCAGCTCAAGGCGGCGGGTCGCCCGCAGGACGAGTTCGCCTTCGTCGTGCACGGCACCATGGCAGACCCTCGCTGGCTGGACCCCGCCGTCGACCCCAACGAACGAACACCGGGCACCTGCTACCTCGGTGATCCGCAGGTCGTGAACATGAGCCCGGTCGGTCTGGCCAGGTTCTGCACACTGCGCAGCTGGCTGTCGCAGTGGAGTTACGACGACGCCCACGGCGACGCGGTGAAATGCGGCCCCGATATCGCGGTGCCGGCGCTGGTGATCGGTAACCTTGCCGACGACGCCTGCACACCCAGCCACACTCGCAGGATCTTCGAGGCCATCGGACATCCGGACAAGGAGATGTACGAAATCACCGGGGCAAACCACTACTACGCCGGACCCGATCAACGCGACACGCTGCGCGAGGCCGTCGGGATCGTAACCGACTGGCTGACCCGACACGACCTTGCAGGGCGACCATGA
- a CDS encoding nuclear transport factor 2 family protein, which yields MSVIDTDRVAVIADALFAAIERGDRAQVAALFGPDVAVRKTGDDRDNGHGRSVRIIGWFIDATLDRRYEVLDRQFFPGGFVQQHVLHFTALSGEEIAMRVCIVIKIGDDGLITRIDEYFDPADMAPLLSPRPDPA from the coding sequence ATGTCTGTCATCGATACCGACCGCGTCGCGGTGATCGCCGACGCGCTGTTCGCTGCCATCGAACGGGGGGATCGCGCGCAGGTGGCAGCGTTGTTCGGCCCCGACGTCGCGGTCCGCAAGACCGGGGATGACCGTGACAACGGCCACGGCCGCTCGGTCAGGATCATCGGCTGGTTCATCGACGCCACGCTCGATCGCCGCTATGAGGTGCTCGACCGCCAGTTCTTCCCCGGCGGCTTCGTCCAGCAGCATGTCCTGCACTTCACAGCCCTCAGTGGTGAGGAGATCGCGATGCGTGTCTGCATCGTCATCAAGATCGGAGATGACGGTCTGATCACCCGAATCGACGAATACTTCGATCCGGCCGACATGGCACCACTGCTGAGCCCGCGTCCCGATCCGGCGTGA
- a CDS encoding nitroreductase family deazaflavin-dependent oxidoreductase gives MADSVRDRVTKFLQKNVGNQVMGRMPFQTLLETTGRKSGRPRRTPLGGKRVGNEFWFVSEFGERSQYIRNIKADPKVRVRLNGRWHRGTAHLLPDDDAEARLQTLPSLNSLGVRTFGTNLLTVRVDLAD, from the coding sequence ATGGCAGACAGTGTCCGCGACCGCGTGACCAAGTTCTTGCAGAAGAACGTCGGCAACCAGGTGATGGGACGTATGCCGTTCCAGACGCTGCTGGAGACCACCGGCCGAAAATCCGGCCGGCCCCGCCGCACGCCGCTGGGGGGCAAACGGGTGGGCAACGAGTTCTGGTTCGTCTCCGAGTTCGGTGAGCGCTCGCAGTACATCCGCAACATCAAGGCCGATCCGAAGGTGCGGGTGCGCCTCAACGGTCGCTGGCACCGGGGCACGGCGCACTTGCTACCCGACGACGACGCCGAAGCGCGGCTGCAGACCCTGCCGTCGCTGAACAGCTTGGGGGTCCGTACGTTCGGCACGAACCTGTTGACCGTGCGGGTGGACCTCGCAGACTGA
- a CDS encoding acyl-CoA dehydrogenase family protein: MHADTSAITDDFVSRLADRAHDAERLRRLPAETVAEATAAGFFDLLVPARYGGREAPFPALLDPVRRMAHGCASSAWTLGFFALHNWMLALFGENAQSEAFAARPFLAPAPLAPTGRGVVCDGGIRLTGRWSWATGVMHGNWILVGALCEREPANGASIYPVLALLPIGDVGIEDVWHTDGMRATGSNDVIIDDVFVPLHRLVEVTDIYAGTAPGSELHDAATYRWPMVPALALLAAMPALGSAERAAEIYAERLSQRFLAYEGVMQKDKPVASIRLGDALVRLRALRGLLEDTVGRIEATVTAGDPVSRGERGQARLAAAHIVAESRAVIAELLSASGASAHFVNNPLQRIKRDVDVICGHVVFDYDTSRELAGALSLGMKIPRTAMV, from the coding sequence ATGCACGCGGATACCTCGGCAATCACCGACGATTTCGTCTCCCGGCTGGCCGACCGAGCCCATGATGCGGAGCGCCTGCGCCGGCTGCCCGCAGAGACGGTCGCCGAGGCCACTGCGGCCGGGTTCTTCGATTTACTGGTTCCGGCCCGGTACGGCGGGCGTGAGGCGCCGTTTCCGGCCCTGCTCGACCCGGTCCGCCGGATGGCTCACGGCTGCGCCTCGAGCGCCTGGACTCTGGGCTTCTTCGCACTGCACAACTGGATGCTCGCGCTGTTCGGCGAGAACGCACAGTCCGAAGCGTTCGCCGCGCGACCTTTCCTGGCCCCGGCCCCGCTGGCCCCCACCGGGCGCGGTGTGGTTTGTGACGGAGGGATCCGGCTGACCGGCCGATGGTCGTGGGCCACCGGCGTGATGCACGGCAATTGGATCCTGGTCGGCGCGCTGTGTGAGCGTGAGCCCGCCAACGGGGCATCGATCTACCCCGTGCTCGCGCTGCTGCCGATCGGCGACGTCGGCATCGAGGACGTCTGGCACACCGACGGTATGCGTGCGACCGGCTCCAACGACGTGATCATCGACGATGTGTTCGTGCCGCTGCATCGGCTGGTCGAGGTGACCGACATCTACGCCGGGACCGCTCCCGGCTCGGAGCTGCACGACGCTGCCACCTACCGCTGGCCGATGGTGCCCGCATTGGCTCTGCTGGCGGCCATGCCGGCGCTGGGAAGCGCCGAACGTGCCGCCGAGATCTATGCCGAACGACTCTCGCAGCGGTTCCTGGCCTACGAAGGCGTGATGCAGAAGGACAAACCGGTGGCCTCGATCCGTCTCGGCGATGCCCTCGTGCGGTTGCGTGCACTTCGCGGCTTGCTCGAGGACACCGTGGGCCGCATCGAGGCGACAGTGACAGCTGGTGACCCGGTCAGTCGGGGCGAGCGCGGCCAGGCCCGCCTGGCCGCGGCACACATCGTCGCCGAATCCCGTGCGGTGATCGCCGAACTTCTCAGCGCCTCGGGTGCCAGCGCCCACTTCGTGAACAACCCCTTGCAGCGCATCAAGCGGGATGTGGATGTCATCTGCGGCCATGTGGTGTTCGATTACGACACCAGTCGTGAACTTGCCGGAGCGTTGAGCCTCGGCATGAAAATTCCCCGCACCGCGATGGTGTGA
- a CDS encoding TetR/AcrR family transcriptional regulator — translation MAAGSADALSAKGRQTRHAIETAAGKLFAERGFHGTTLEAITSAAGRSPAVFYRYFTDKEDLLAALAQSFLRDVVQPSGLSVRMPESPDDDAFFTTVVTGYWTMFTQHIGIMIAVAQLATTQPRFAALQNEFRRFGVDMVATSVRRAQDQGYGLDLHPEHTAAAIALLFENFTTVFVGTSGLGFEIGDQDAIATLAQIWKRTLYGH, via the coding sequence ATGGCTGCCGGATCTGCTGATGCGTTGAGCGCCAAGGGCCGACAGACGCGGCACGCGATCGAGACCGCCGCCGGTAAACTCTTCGCCGAGCGCGGTTTCCACGGCACCACCCTGGAAGCCATCACTTCGGCGGCAGGGCGATCCCCCGCGGTGTTCTACCGGTACTTCACCGACAAGGAAGACCTGCTGGCCGCTTTGGCGCAGTCGTTTCTGCGCGACGTGGTGCAACCGTCGGGTTTGAGTGTGCGGATGCCGGAGTCACCTGACGACGACGCGTTCTTCACCACGGTGGTCACCGGGTACTGGACGATGTTCACGCAGCACATCGGCATCATGATCGCAGTGGCGCAACTGGCCACGACCCAGCCACGGTTCGCGGCCTTACAGAACGAGTTCCGCCGGTTCGGTGTGGACATGGTGGCCACTTCCGTACGCCGGGCCCAGGACCAGGGCTACGGGCTCGACCTGCACCCTGAGCACACGGCCGCGGCCATCGCCTTGCTGTTCGAGAACTTCACCACTGTTTTCGTGGGCACGTCCGGACTCGGATTCGAGATCGGTGATCAGGACGCGATTGCCACCCTGGCACAGATCTGGAAGAGAACGCTGTACGGCCACTGA
- a CDS encoding DUF6285 domain-containing protein: MTHRPTAAELVAVVADFLDTDVRAACAGQVGFHARVAANVLRIVERELLDATADFTDATLAAVGFADEASLAAAIREGRMDDRAEDVMACLRVLVGHRLSIDHPGYDENR, encoded by the coding sequence ATGACCCATCGCCCCACCGCCGCCGAACTCGTCGCCGTCGTCGCCGATTTCCTGGACACCGACGTGCGAGCAGCGTGCGCCGGCCAGGTCGGATTCCATGCCCGGGTGGCGGCCAACGTGCTGCGCATCGTCGAGCGCGAGTTGCTCGACGCCACCGCCGATTTCACCGACGCCACACTGGCCGCCGTGGGCTTCGCCGACGAGGCGTCGCTGGCCGCGGCCATTCGCGAAGGCCGGATGGACGATCGCGCCGAGGATGTGATGGCGTGCCTGCGGGTCCTGGTCGGTCACCGATTGTCGATCGACCATCCGGGCTACGACGAGAATCGGTGA
- a CDS encoding acyl-CoA dehydrogenase family protein produces the protein MDFTLPEHLSTLLTEMDEFIEAEIKPLEREHTQYFDHRREHARTDWDNGGVPRREWEELLDEMRRRADAAGWLRYGLPSRFGGRDGSNIDMAVIREHLAAKGLGLHNDLQDESSIVGNFPQVIMMDRFGTEDQKREWTDALITGERSMAFGLTEPNHGSDATWLETTAVQDGGDWVINGAKRFNTGVHRATHDLVFARTSGEAGQARGITAFLVPTDAPGFSVPYYWWTFNMPTDHGEVLLDNVRVPSAAILGDIDRGLEVGQTFLHENRIRQAASSLGAAQYCIDRAVAYAKQRTVFGKALATHQAVQWPLVELQTEAQMVRLLVRFAASELDRNHHMEVSDKVSMANYRANRLVCEAADRAMQVFGGVGYSRHEPFEHIYRHHRRYRITEGAEEIQIRRVAQRMFGFGKR, from the coding sequence GTGGATTTCACCCTTCCCGAACATCTTTCGACGCTTCTCACCGAGATGGACGAGTTCATCGAAGCCGAGATCAAGCCGCTGGAGCGCGAACACACACAGTATTTCGACCACCGTCGCGAGCACGCGCGCACCGATTGGGACAACGGGGGTGTCCCACGGCGGGAATGGGAGGAACTGCTCGACGAGATGCGCCGGCGCGCTGATGCGGCCGGCTGGTTGCGTTACGGTCTGCCTTCGCGTTTCGGTGGCCGCGACGGCAGCAATATCGACATGGCGGTGATCCGCGAACACCTGGCCGCCAAGGGTCTCGGGCTGCACAACGACCTGCAGGATGAGTCGTCGATCGTCGGCAATTTTCCGCAGGTCATCATGATGGACCGGTTCGGCACCGAAGACCAGAAGCGGGAGTGGACCGACGCGCTGATCACCGGCGAGCGCTCGATGGCGTTCGGCCTCACCGAACCCAACCATGGATCCGACGCCACCTGGTTGGAGACCACCGCGGTGCAGGACGGCGGGGACTGGGTCATCAACGGCGCCAAGCGTTTCAACACCGGTGTGCACCGCGCGACCCACGATCTGGTCTTTGCGCGCACTTCCGGGGAGGCGGGCCAGGCCCGCGGAATCACCGCGTTCCTGGTGCCCACCGATGCCCCCGGCTTCTCGGTGCCGTATTACTGGTGGACGTTCAACATGCCGACCGACCACGGCGAGGTGCTCTTGGACAACGTTCGCGTACCGTCGGCGGCGATTCTCGGTGACATCGACCGCGGCCTCGAGGTGGGACAGACGTTCCTGCACGAGAACCGGATCCGGCAGGCCGCCAGCAGCCTGGGGGCAGCGCAGTACTGCATCGACCGGGCCGTCGCCTACGCGAAACAGCGCACGGTGTTCGGTAAAGCGCTGGCCACCCATCAGGCCGTGCAGTGGCCCCTGGTGGAGCTGCAGACCGAGGCCCAGATGGTGCGTCTGCTGGTGCGATTCGCCGCATCCGAACTCGACCGCAACCATCACATGGAGGTCTCCGACAAGGTGTCGATGGCCAACTACCGGGCCAATCGCCTGGTATGCGAAGCCGCCGACCGTGCGATGCAGGTGTTCGGCGGTGTCGGCTACAGCCGCCACGAACCGTTCGAGCACATCTACCGGCACCACCGCCGGTACCGCATCACCGAAGGCGCCGAGGAGATTCAGATCCGGCGGGTGGCGCAGCGAATGTTCGGGTTCGGCAAGCGATGA
- a CDS encoding homogentisate 1,2-dioxygenase, which yields MESFVQLRKGKTPRRIHADLEGLKDDELGRGGFTGRTANLYRREDPTAYRASGPLRPIDVLSSELKPSDATDPHGGPLLMFSNDDCQVLLSRRAEPMPFFVRYVDGDLLAFVHDGSGLLETEFGPLRYRKGDWVYLPKACTWRQVPDEPSTWLMVQATDEFRVPPPSQLGRHFPFDPTQAVIPEPQPLDNGDGPHHDGQYEVRLIHAPIDGTGSTSLYYQHHPLDVEGWRGDNFAFTFNIDDYNVITSDSVHLPPTVHLFMQATGVYIMNFLPKPAEGVPGTERTPWYHRNVDFDEIAFFHGGSLYGIPMPPGLISHAPQGIHHGAPEKARERARRKFDDYQYVDWKVIAVDTRRRLVPSAEILANDLGQHA from the coding sequence ATGGAATCGTTCGTTCAACTTCGAAAAGGTAAGACGCCCAGGCGCATCCACGCCGACCTAGAGGGGCTCAAGGACGACGAGCTCGGCCGCGGCGGGTTCACCGGGCGGACCGCCAACCTCTACCGCCGCGAGGACCCGACCGCATACCGCGCGTCCGGGCCATTGCGCCCCATTGACGTGTTGTCCAGCGAACTCAAGCCGTCCGACGCCACCGACCCGCACGGCGGCCCGCTGCTGATGTTCTCCAACGACGACTGCCAGGTGCTGCTGTCGCGCCGGGCCGAACCGATGCCGTTCTTCGTGCGCTATGTCGACGGCGACCTGCTTGCGTTCGTCCACGACGGGTCCGGTCTGCTCGAAACCGAGTTCGGGCCACTGCGATACCGCAAGGGTGACTGGGTGTACCTACCCAAGGCGTGTACCTGGCGCCAGGTGCCCGACGAGCCGTCGACGTGGCTTATGGTGCAGGCCACCGACGAGTTCCGGGTTCCACCGCCTAGCCAACTGGGACGCCATTTCCCGTTCGACCCGACCCAGGCGGTCATCCCCGAGCCGCAGCCGCTGGACAATGGTGACGGCCCACACCACGACGGGCAGTACGAGGTCCGGCTGATTCATGCACCTATCGACGGCACCGGGTCGACGTCGCTGTATTACCAACATCATCCCCTCGATGTCGAAGGGTGGCGCGGAGACAACTTTGCGTTCACGTTCAACATCGACGACTACAACGTCATCACCTCCGACAGCGTGCACCTCCCACCGACGGTGCATCTGTTCATGCAGGCCACCGGCGTGTACATCATGAACTTTCTGCCCAAACCGGCTGAGGGGGTGCCTGGAACCGAGCGCACCCCGTGGTATCACCGCAACGTCGACTTCGACGAGATCGCGTTCTTCCACGGCGGATCGCTCTACGGCATCCCGATGCCGCCCGGACTGATCTCCCATGCGCCCCAAGGCATTCACCACGGTGCACCGGAGAAGGCCCGCGAGCGCGCGCGACGCAAGTTCGACGACTACCAGTACGTGGACTGGAAGGTGATCGCCGTCGACACCCGCCGACGGTTGGTCCCGTCGGCCGAGATCCTGGCCAACGACCTGGGCCAGCACGCATGA
- a CDS encoding class I SAM-dependent methyltransferase, whose amino-acid sequence MDQTPTLSNFDDFYKHQTPPWVIGEPQPAIDELERAGLIAGHVLDIGCGTGEHTILLARRGHQVLGVDGSPEAVEQARRNAERQHVEARFEVADALQLADRPSYDTVVDSALFHIFDDADRPRYVASLSRATTAGSVLHVLALSDAGRGFGPQVSEATMRTAFQAGWQLESLTTTTYRGVVTEVHAAELGLAVGTRVDEPAWLARLRRL is encoded by the coding sequence ATGGATCAAACGCCCACCCTGTCCAATTTCGACGACTTCTACAAGCACCAGACCCCACCGTGGGTGATCGGTGAGCCCCAGCCGGCCATCGACGAACTCGAACGCGCCGGCCTGATCGCCGGCCACGTGCTCGACATCGGATGCGGAACCGGGGAGCACACCATCCTGCTGGCCCGCCGCGGCCACCAAGTCCTCGGCGTCGACGGCTCGCCGGAAGCGGTCGAGCAGGCCAGACGCAACGCCGAACGCCAGCACGTCGAGGCGCGCTTCGAGGTCGCCGACGCGCTGCAGCTGGCCGACCGGCCCAGCTACGACACCGTCGTCGACAGCGCACTGTTCCACATTTTCGACGATGCCGACCGACCCCGCTACGTCGCGAGCCTGAGCCGGGCGACCACTGCGGGCTCGGTCCTGCATGTGCTCGCCCTCTCCGACGCCGGACGGGGATTCGGGCCGCAGGTCAGCGAGGCGACGATGCGCACGGCCTTTCAGGCCGGCTGGCAACTCGAATCGTTGACCACCACCACCTATCGGGGCGTGGTCACCGAGGTCCACGCCGCTGAACTCGGCTTGGCGGTCGGCACGCGCGTCGACGAACCGGCCTGGTTGGCGCGATTGCGCCGGCTCTGA
- a CDS encoding hydroxymethylglutaryl-CoA lyase — protein MTTLPRHVDIRDVSLRDGLQIESPISLAAKLELLAAIAATGVREMEATAFVSPSKVPALADAAELAAELHHFGDIEFSALVASPNGAKRAVAAGLRSIEYVVSAADGHSRANVGRSTAEAMAQIPDIVAIAHDSTTTVEVIVATAWDCPFDGPTPPQRVIDVVTAATDAGVDRLAIADTIGTATPLRVTELLASVRPRIGDLPLGAHFHNTRGAGLASAYAAVSAGVTRLDASVGGLGGCPFAPGASGNIATEDLVYLLRDSGVGVDVDLPAAIAAARVAQQAVGHELPSALLRAGDRMLG, from the coding sequence ATGACCACACTTCCCCGCCATGTCGACATCCGTGACGTGTCCCTGCGTGACGGTCTGCAGATCGAATCACCGATTTCGTTGGCGGCCAAACTGGAACTGCTGGCCGCCATCGCTGCCACCGGCGTGCGGGAGATGGAGGCCACCGCGTTCGTCTCGCCGTCGAAGGTTCCGGCCCTCGCCGACGCCGCCGAGCTGGCCGCCGAACTGCACCACTTCGGCGACATCGAGTTCTCGGCACTGGTGGCCAGCCCCAACGGCGCCAAGCGGGCGGTCGCCGCGGGGCTGCGATCGATCGAGTACGTGGTTTCGGCGGCCGACGGACACAGCCGCGCCAACGTCGGACGCTCGACCGCGGAGGCGATGGCCCAGATCCCCGACATCGTAGCGATCGCCCACGACAGCACAACCACCGTCGAAGTCATCGTCGCCACCGCATGGGATTGTCCGTTCGACGGTCCGACGCCGCCACAGCGGGTGATCGACGTCGTCACCGCCGCCACCGACGCCGGGGTCGACCGGCTGGCGATCGCCGACACCATCGGTACCGCCACCCCGCTCCGGGTGACCGAGTTGCTTGCGTCGGTACGGCCGCGGATCGGCGACCTCCCGCTGGGCGCCCACTTCCACAACACCCGCGGTGCCGGGCTTGCCAGCGCCTACGCAGCGGTCAGTGCCGGGGTGACCCGACTCGACGCATCGGTGGGCGGGCTCGGCGGCTGCCCGTTCGCCCCCGGCGCCAGCGGCAACATCGCCACCGAGGACCTGGTGTATCTGTTGCGTGACAGCGGAGTCGGCGTCGACGTCGATCTGCCGGCGGCCATCGCCGCCGCACGTGTCGCCCAGCAGGCGGTCGGCCATGAGCTGCCCAGCGCGTTGTTGCGGGCCGGCGACCGGATGCTGGGGTAG